Proteins encoded by one window of Conger conger chromosome 1, fConCon1.1, whole genome shotgun sequence:
- the tnfrsf1a gene encoding tumor necrosis factor receptor superfamily member 1A: protein MDGAQHRRKWKKILTVIPFLLICLDVNTAASAVGRQADGLSTPSACKEDEFLHSSKEYCCNMCPPGFSMTKECAGPDLRSKCTICPPGLYRDEINYTGICKRCSPCKTDHNKNVTSLCTNKKDLVCECKAGYEKYVLDKYTWECKPVENPSPTPKAEATDGQLKPGEPWSLYAFVALLAVAVVVAVVYIVHGRFRSRGPTGENVGFTAVVSTMDSCVQESHHVSSGLSSNQIPSQIPSLQDQLPDCIPKEFKFSQFVYFVLDLVPADRFKELVRQLGVSERDIERAERDHRFFKEAQHQMLKVWGESRGMGLRGTQPLRLVQELVHTLRMMGLVGCAEAIEERYDIQ, encoded by the exons ATCTGTCTGGATGTGAACACTGCTGCCTCTGCAGTGGGACGCCAAGCAGATGGTCTTAGCACACCATCTGCTTGCAAGGAAGATGAGTTTCTCCATTCTTCTAAAGAATACTGCTGTAACATGTGCCCGCCAG GGTTTTCAATGACAAAAGAGTGTGCTGGACCAGACCTGAGAAGCAAGTGCACCATCTGTCCGCCCGGGTTGTACCGGGATGAGATCAACTACACTGGAATATGCAAAAGATGTTCCCCATGTAAAACtg ATCATAATAAAAATGTGACGTCTCTTTGCACAAACAAGAAGGACTTGGTATGCGAGTGTAAAGCTGGCTATGAAAAGTATGTTCTCGACAAATATACCTGGGAGTGTAAACCGGTCGAAAACCCTTCGCCCACGCCGAAGGCtgaag CGACAGACGGCCAGCTAAAGCCGGGCGAACCTTGGTCCTTGTATGCTTTCGTTGCTCTACTCGCAGTCGCCGTAGTTGTTGCGGTAGTATACATCGTGCACGGGAGATTTCGGAGCAGGGGCCCAACGGGGGAG AATGTGGGCTTCACTGCCGTTGTCTCCACGATGGATTCCTGCGTCCAAGAAAGTCATCATGTTTCCAGTGGGTTGTCTAGCAATCAGATACCCAGTCAGATACCCAGTCTACAGGATCAGCTGCCGGACTGCATTCCCAAAGAATTcaagt ttTCTCAGTTTGTCTACTTTGTGCTGGACCTGGTTCCCGCAGACCGCTTCAAGGAGCTGGTGCGGCAGCTGGGTGTCTCAGAGCGGGACATTGAGCGGGCGGAGAGGGACCACCGCTTCTTTAAGGAGGCCCAGCATCAGATGCTGAAGGTGTGGGGGGAGAGCAGGGGCATGGGGCTGAGGGGGACCCAGCCACTGAGGCTGGTCCAGGAGCTGGTCCACACTCTGAGGATGATGGGCCTGGTGGGCTGTGCCGAGGCCATCGAGGAGAGATACGACATTCAGTag